From a single Apium graveolens cultivar Ventura chromosome 2, ASM990537v1, whole genome shotgun sequence genomic region:
- the LOC141708329 gene encoding protein EXPORTIN 1A isoform X1, whose amino-acid sequence MAAEKLRDLSQPIDVPLLDATVSAFYGTGSKEERNAADLILRDLQSNPDTWLQVVHILSSTQNMNTKFFALQVLEGVIKYRWNALPVDQRDGMKNYISDVIVKLSSDENSFRRERLYVSKLNIILVQILKHEWPSRWRSFIPDLVAAAKTSETICENCMAILKLLSEEVFDFSRGEMTQQKIKELKQSLNSEFQLIHELCLYVLSASQRTELIRATLATLHAFLSWIPLGYIFESPLLETLLKFFPLPSYRNLTLQCLTEVAALNFGDFYNSQYVKMYSIFILQLQGILPTSANIPEAYAQGSSEEQAFIQNLALFFTSFYKFHIRVLETSQENIAALLVGLGYLIDISYVDDTEVFKVCLDYWNSLVLELFEAHHNLDNPAATVNMMGLQQMPLLHGMADGLGSQLMQRRQLYANPMSRLRLLMICRMAKPEEVLIVEDENGNIVRETMKDNDVLVQYKIMRETLIYLSHLDHEDTEKQMLKKLSKQLNGEDWTWNNLNTLCWAIGSISGSMMEEQENRFLVMVIRDLLNLCEVTKGKDNKAVIASNIMYVVGQYPRFLRAHWKFLKTVVNKLFEFMHETHPGVQDMACDTFLKIVQKCRRKFVILQVGESEPFVSELLTSLPTTIIDLEPHQIHTFYESVGTMIQAESDPQKRDEYLQRLMELPNQKWAEIIGQARQSVDFLKDPEVVRVVLNILQTNTSAAASLGTYFLSQITLIFLDMLSVYRMYSELISANIAEGGPYASRTSFVKLLRSVKRETLKLIETFLDKAEDQPQIGKQFVPPMMDPVLGDYARNLPDARESEVLSLFATIINKYKGAMIEDIPRIFEAAFQCTLEMITKNFEDYPEHRLKFFSLLRAIATHCFQALILLSSEQLKLVMDSIIWAFRHTERNIAETGLNLLLEMLKNFQASEFCNQFYRSYFLTIEQEIFAVLTDTFHKPGFKLHVSVLQHLFCLVESGSLTEPLWDSSTVTYPYPNNAMFIREYTIKLLGSSFPNMTTSEVTHFVNGLYESRADLSTFKNHIRDFLVQSKEFSAQDNKDLYAEEAAAQRERERQRMLSIPGLIAPNEIQDEMVDS is encoded by the exons ATGGCGGCTGAGAAGCTCAGGGATTTGTCACAGCCTATTGATGTCCCCTTACTTGATGCCACCGTCTCTGCTTTTTACGGTACCGGATCTAAAGAAGAG AGGAATGCTGCTGATTTGATTCTGCGGGACTTGCAAAGCAATCCTGATACGTGGCTTCAAGTTGTGCACATTCTTTCTAGCACACAGAACATGAATACGAAATTCTTTGCACTCCAG GTTCTGGAAGGTGTAATCAAGTATAGGTGGAATGCGTTGCCGGTCGATCAACGAGATGGAATGAAGAACTATATTTCAGATGTTATTGTTAAG CTTTCCAGTGATGAGAACTCTTTTCGACGGGAAAGGCTGTATGTGAGCAAGCTAAATATTATACTGGTTCAG ATACTAAAGCATGAGTGGCCATCCAGGTGGCGAAGCTTCATTCCTGATCTCGTTGCAGCGGCAAAAACTAGCGAGACCATCTGTGAGAATTGCATGGCTATattaaaa CTTCTAAGCGAAGAAGTTTTTGACTTCTCAAGAGGCGAAATGACTCAACAGAAGATTAAAGAGCTAAAACAGTCACTGAACAG TGAGTTTCAACTCATTCATGAGTTATGCTTATATGTACTATCAGCGTCTCAGAGAACAGAGCTTATAAGGGCCACGCTGGCCACATTGCATGCCTTTCTTTCATGGATCCCTCTGGGTTATATCTTTGAATCCCCCCTG CTTGAAACTCTTCTTAAGTTCTTTCCTTTACCATCATACCGGAACCTAACTCTCCAATGCTTGACAGAG GTTGCTGCCCTTAACTTTGGAGATTTTTATAACTCGCAATATGTCAAGATGTACAGCATTTTCATCTTACAGTTGCAG GGTATCCTTCCAACTAGCGCGAACATACCTGAAGCATATGCACAAGGGTCTAGCGAGGAACAG GCATTTATTCAGAATTTGGCTTTGTTTTTCACGTCCTTTTACAAG TTTCATATCCGGGTTTTAGAAACATCACAAGAAAATATAGCTGCTTTGCTTGTGGGTCTCGGATATCTTATTGACATTTCATATGTGGATGATACTGAAGTTTTCAAG GTTTGCTTAGATTATTGGAACTCCTTAGTATTGGAACTCTTTGAAGCTCACCACAATCTGGATAACCCTGCAGCAACTGTCAACATGATGGGACTGCAG CAGATGCCCTTGCTTCATGGTATGGCTGATGGCCTCGGTTCACAACTTATGCAAAGACGCCAACTTTATGCGAATCCAATGTCAAGGTTGAGATTACTTATGATCTGTCGAATGGCTAAGCCGGAGGAGGTGCTGATTGTTGAAGATGAAAATGGCAATATCGTGCGTGAAACCATGAAGGACAATGATGTTCTCGTTCAATATAAg ATCATGAGGGAAACACTTATTTATCTATCGCATCTTGACCATGAAGATACTGAAAAGCAG ATGCTGAAGAAATTAAGTAAACAATTAAATGGAGAGGATTGGACATGGAACAACTTAAATACACTATGCTGGGCGATTGGATCCATATCCGGGTCAATGATGGAAGAACAG GAAAACAGATTCCTTGTGATGGTGATTCGTGATTTACTAAATCTTTGTGAAGTAACAAAGGGAAAAGACAACAAAGCCGTTATTGCAAGTAACATTAT GTATGTTGTTGGACAATACCCAAGGTTTCTGCGCGCTCATTGGAAGTTCTTAAAAACTGTTGTGAATAAGCTGTTTGAATTTATGCACGAAACTCATCCTGGAGTTCAG GACATGGCTTGTGATACCTTTTTGAAAATTGTTCAGAAGTGTAGGCGCAAATTTGTTATACTTCAG GTTGGAGAAAGTGAACCTTTTGTTTCTGAGCTCTTGACTAGTCTTCCGACGACTATTATTGATCTTGAGCCTCATCAGATACATACGTTTTACGAATCT GTCGGTACTATGATCCAAGCAGAATCCGACCCACAGAAGAGAGACGAGTATCTGCAGAGACTGATGGAGCTTCCAAATCAG AAATGGGCTGAGATCATTGGCCAAGCACGCCAGAGTGTAGATTTCCTGAAGGATCCAGAAGTCGTGAGGGTGGTGCTTAATATATTGCAG ACAAATACGAGTGCTGCTGCTTCACTTGGAACATATTTCTTGTCACAAATTACTCTTATCTTTTTGGACATGCTGAGTGTGTATAG AATGTACAGTGAACTTATATCTGCAAACATTGCTGAAGGAGGTCCTTATGCTTCAAGGACATCTTTTGTAAAACTTTTGCG CTCCGTGAAGAGGGAAACTCTGAAGCTTATTGAGACATTTCTAGACAAAGCTGAAGATCAACCCCAAATAGGAAAACAATTTGTGCCTCCAATGATGGACCCAGTTCTTGGTGACTATGCCCGTAACCTGCCTGATGCCAGAGAATCAGAAGTCTTGTCGCTTTTTGCCACAATAATAAATAA GTATAAGGGTGCCATGATAGAGGATATTCCTCGCATATTTGAAGCTGCATTTCAGTGTACCCTGGAG ATGATTACAAAGAATTTTGAAGACTATCCGGAGCATCGTCTCAAGTTTTTTTCTTTACTTCGCGCCATAGCAACACATTGTTTTCAGGCATTGATTCTACTGTCAAGTGAG CAACTTAAGCTTGTTATGGATTCTATAATATGGGCATTCAGACACACTGAAAGAAATATTGCTGAAACGGGCCTTAACCTTTTACTGGAGATGTTGAAGAACTTTCAG GCTTCCGAGTTCTGTAATCAATTTTACCGCAGTTACTTCTTAACCATCGAGCAAGAAATATTTGCGGTGTTGACAGATACGTTCCACAAACCGGGTTTCAAGTTGCACGTCTCTGTACTTCAACACTTGTTCTGTCTG GTGGAGTCTGGCTCGTTAACTGAACCTTTGTGGGATTCATCAACAGTTACCTATCCCTACCCTAACAATGCAATGTTTATTCGTGAGTATACGATAAAGCTATTGGGTTCATCATTTCCGAATATGACCACAAGTGAG GTGACGCATTTTGTGAATGGGTTGTATGAGTCGAGGGCAGATCTCTCCACATTCAAGAATCACATACGAGACTTTCTTGTGCAATCAAAAGAATTCTCAGCTCAG GACAACAAAGATCTTTACGCAGAGGAAGCTGCTGCTCAGAGAGAAAGGGAGCGACAACGAATGCTTAGCATTCCAGGGCTTATTGCTCCCAATGAGATACAAGATGAGATGGTGGATTCGTAG
- the LOC141708329 gene encoding protein EXPORTIN 1A isoform X2, producing MAAEKLRDLSQPIDVPLLDATVSAFYGTGSKEERNAADLILRDLQSNPDTWLQVVHILSSTQNMNTKFFALQVLEGVIKYRWNALPVDQRDGMKNYISDVIVKLSSDENSFRRERLYVSKLNIILVQILKHEWPSRWRSFIPDLVAAAKTSETICENCMAILKLLSEEVFDFSRGEMTQQKIKELKQSLNSEFQLIHELCLYVLSASQRTELIRATLATLHAFLSWIPLGYIFESPLLETLLKFFPLPSYRNLTLQCLTEVAALNFGDFYNSQYVKMYSIFILQLQGILPTSANIPEAYAQGSSEEQAFIQNLALFFTSFYKFHIRVLETSQENIAALLVGLGYLIDISYVDDTEVFKVCLDYWNSLVLELFEAHHNLDNPAATVNMMGLQMPLLHGMADGLGSQLMQRRQLYANPMSRLRLLMICRMAKPEEVLIVEDENGNIVRETMKDNDVLVQYKIMRETLIYLSHLDHEDTEKQMLKKLSKQLNGEDWTWNNLNTLCWAIGSISGSMMEEQENRFLVMVIRDLLNLCEVTKGKDNKAVIASNIMYVVGQYPRFLRAHWKFLKTVVNKLFEFMHETHPGVQDMACDTFLKIVQKCRRKFVILQVGESEPFVSELLTSLPTTIIDLEPHQIHTFYESVGTMIQAESDPQKRDEYLQRLMELPNQKWAEIIGQARQSVDFLKDPEVVRVVLNILQTNTSAAASLGTYFLSQITLIFLDMLSVYRMYSELISANIAEGGPYASRTSFVKLLRSVKRETLKLIETFLDKAEDQPQIGKQFVPPMMDPVLGDYARNLPDARESEVLSLFATIINKYKGAMIEDIPRIFEAAFQCTLEMITKNFEDYPEHRLKFFSLLRAIATHCFQALILLSSEQLKLVMDSIIWAFRHTERNIAETGLNLLLEMLKNFQASEFCNQFYRSYFLTIEQEIFAVLTDTFHKPGFKLHVSVLQHLFCLVESGSLTEPLWDSSTVTYPYPNNAMFIREYTIKLLGSSFPNMTTSEVTHFVNGLYESRADLSTFKNHIRDFLVQSKEFSAQDNKDLYAEEAAAQRERERQRMLSIPGLIAPNEIQDEMVDS from the exons ATGGCGGCTGAGAAGCTCAGGGATTTGTCACAGCCTATTGATGTCCCCTTACTTGATGCCACCGTCTCTGCTTTTTACGGTACCGGATCTAAAGAAGAG AGGAATGCTGCTGATTTGATTCTGCGGGACTTGCAAAGCAATCCTGATACGTGGCTTCAAGTTGTGCACATTCTTTCTAGCACACAGAACATGAATACGAAATTCTTTGCACTCCAG GTTCTGGAAGGTGTAATCAAGTATAGGTGGAATGCGTTGCCGGTCGATCAACGAGATGGAATGAAGAACTATATTTCAGATGTTATTGTTAAG CTTTCCAGTGATGAGAACTCTTTTCGACGGGAAAGGCTGTATGTGAGCAAGCTAAATATTATACTGGTTCAG ATACTAAAGCATGAGTGGCCATCCAGGTGGCGAAGCTTCATTCCTGATCTCGTTGCAGCGGCAAAAACTAGCGAGACCATCTGTGAGAATTGCATGGCTATattaaaa CTTCTAAGCGAAGAAGTTTTTGACTTCTCAAGAGGCGAAATGACTCAACAGAAGATTAAAGAGCTAAAACAGTCACTGAACAG TGAGTTTCAACTCATTCATGAGTTATGCTTATATGTACTATCAGCGTCTCAGAGAACAGAGCTTATAAGGGCCACGCTGGCCACATTGCATGCCTTTCTTTCATGGATCCCTCTGGGTTATATCTTTGAATCCCCCCTG CTTGAAACTCTTCTTAAGTTCTTTCCTTTACCATCATACCGGAACCTAACTCTCCAATGCTTGACAGAG GTTGCTGCCCTTAACTTTGGAGATTTTTATAACTCGCAATATGTCAAGATGTACAGCATTTTCATCTTACAGTTGCAG GGTATCCTTCCAACTAGCGCGAACATACCTGAAGCATATGCACAAGGGTCTAGCGAGGAACAG GCATTTATTCAGAATTTGGCTTTGTTTTTCACGTCCTTTTACAAG TTTCATATCCGGGTTTTAGAAACATCACAAGAAAATATAGCTGCTTTGCTTGTGGGTCTCGGATATCTTATTGACATTTCATATGTGGATGATACTGAAGTTTTCAAG GTTTGCTTAGATTATTGGAACTCCTTAGTATTGGAACTCTTTGAAGCTCACCACAATCTGGATAACCCTGCAGCAACTGTCAACATGATGGGACTGCAG ATGCCCTTGCTTCATGGTATGGCTGATGGCCTCGGTTCACAACTTATGCAAAGACGCCAACTTTATGCGAATCCAATGTCAAGGTTGAGATTACTTATGATCTGTCGAATGGCTAAGCCGGAGGAGGTGCTGATTGTTGAAGATGAAAATGGCAATATCGTGCGTGAAACCATGAAGGACAATGATGTTCTCGTTCAATATAAg ATCATGAGGGAAACACTTATTTATCTATCGCATCTTGACCATGAAGATACTGAAAAGCAG ATGCTGAAGAAATTAAGTAAACAATTAAATGGAGAGGATTGGACATGGAACAACTTAAATACACTATGCTGGGCGATTGGATCCATATCCGGGTCAATGATGGAAGAACAG GAAAACAGATTCCTTGTGATGGTGATTCGTGATTTACTAAATCTTTGTGAAGTAACAAAGGGAAAAGACAACAAAGCCGTTATTGCAAGTAACATTAT GTATGTTGTTGGACAATACCCAAGGTTTCTGCGCGCTCATTGGAAGTTCTTAAAAACTGTTGTGAATAAGCTGTTTGAATTTATGCACGAAACTCATCCTGGAGTTCAG GACATGGCTTGTGATACCTTTTTGAAAATTGTTCAGAAGTGTAGGCGCAAATTTGTTATACTTCAG GTTGGAGAAAGTGAACCTTTTGTTTCTGAGCTCTTGACTAGTCTTCCGACGACTATTATTGATCTTGAGCCTCATCAGATACATACGTTTTACGAATCT GTCGGTACTATGATCCAAGCAGAATCCGACCCACAGAAGAGAGACGAGTATCTGCAGAGACTGATGGAGCTTCCAAATCAG AAATGGGCTGAGATCATTGGCCAAGCACGCCAGAGTGTAGATTTCCTGAAGGATCCAGAAGTCGTGAGGGTGGTGCTTAATATATTGCAG ACAAATACGAGTGCTGCTGCTTCACTTGGAACATATTTCTTGTCACAAATTACTCTTATCTTTTTGGACATGCTGAGTGTGTATAG AATGTACAGTGAACTTATATCTGCAAACATTGCTGAAGGAGGTCCTTATGCTTCAAGGACATCTTTTGTAAAACTTTTGCG CTCCGTGAAGAGGGAAACTCTGAAGCTTATTGAGACATTTCTAGACAAAGCTGAAGATCAACCCCAAATAGGAAAACAATTTGTGCCTCCAATGATGGACCCAGTTCTTGGTGACTATGCCCGTAACCTGCCTGATGCCAGAGAATCAGAAGTCTTGTCGCTTTTTGCCACAATAATAAATAA GTATAAGGGTGCCATGATAGAGGATATTCCTCGCATATTTGAAGCTGCATTTCAGTGTACCCTGGAG ATGATTACAAAGAATTTTGAAGACTATCCGGAGCATCGTCTCAAGTTTTTTTCTTTACTTCGCGCCATAGCAACACATTGTTTTCAGGCATTGATTCTACTGTCAAGTGAG CAACTTAAGCTTGTTATGGATTCTATAATATGGGCATTCAGACACACTGAAAGAAATATTGCTGAAACGGGCCTTAACCTTTTACTGGAGATGTTGAAGAACTTTCAG GCTTCCGAGTTCTGTAATCAATTTTACCGCAGTTACTTCTTAACCATCGAGCAAGAAATATTTGCGGTGTTGACAGATACGTTCCACAAACCGGGTTTCAAGTTGCACGTCTCTGTACTTCAACACTTGTTCTGTCTG GTGGAGTCTGGCTCGTTAACTGAACCTTTGTGGGATTCATCAACAGTTACCTATCCCTACCCTAACAATGCAATGTTTATTCGTGAGTATACGATAAAGCTATTGGGTTCATCATTTCCGAATATGACCACAAGTGAG GTGACGCATTTTGTGAATGGGTTGTATGAGTCGAGGGCAGATCTCTCCACATTCAAGAATCACATACGAGACTTTCTTGTGCAATCAAAAGAATTCTCAGCTCAG GACAACAAAGATCTTTACGCAGAGGAAGCTGCTGCTCAGAGAGAAAGGGAGCGACAACGAATGCTTAGCATTCCAGGGCTTATTGCTCCCAATGAGATACAAGATGAGATGGTGGATTCGTAG